The genome window AGGTCGTGACGCCGCCCCCCTTGAAGCTCCCGCCACCGCCGTTGCCGTTGCCACCGTTTCCGTTTCCGAAGCCGCCGGTCCCGCGGGAACGGGAGTCCGACGAGCCCTGCCGGACAAAGTTCCCCTTGCCACCGAAGTTACCCTTACCGCCAAAGCCCGGGGGCCCCGCGTGGGCGGCCGACTGGCTCAGCATCAACAGCATCAGCAGGGCGTTCACCCGGCGGAAAAGACGTGTCCTGACCATGATCTTCACTCCTGAGTCTCTCGCGGCGGGAGCGGATTGCCCCGGCCTGAGTCTCGAAGCGGGATCGCGGACGATCTGTTACAGAATATTCTTTCGAGGTTTCGACGAGCGGTCGGAGCCTGGCGGCATCTGCCTGGAGAGCAAGAGGTTACGCTGCGGCATTGCCGGTCAGCTTCGGCCGGGATCGGCGGTCTTGTCCGGCGAGCGGGTGCCGGTGGAATCGAAATTCATGTTCCCCAGCGTCCCCTCCTCCACGGTCAGGGTTCCGCCGCTGACCCGCGCCCGTCCCGGCTTCGGCCGGTCCGGGGCGTCGATAGCGACCCGGATCAGCTTGAGGTCGAACGACGCGTCCTTGGCGCGGGGGCCGGCCGAGAGGGCGGTGACGGCGGTCGTGTTCACGATCCGGCAGTCGATGAGCTGGTGCGCGGCGCCGGCGAACAGGACCTCGAAATTGACGTTCCCGGTGAACTCGCAGTTCCGGTAGATCGTCTCCGACGAGTTGACGTCCGCCACGCCGTTTTCGTTTCCGTAGAACCGGCCGCCGTCGATCTGGCATTCGCTCGTCTCGTGCGCCGAGAACCCTTCGTCGAAGCAGTCGTAGCCGGTGATGCTTTCGAACCGCAGTTCCCGGCAGCCGCCGTGGATGTTGAAGCCGTCGTTCAGGAAGTTCCGCGTATTGAGGTTCCGGACGACAAGGTTCCGGCACGTCCCTCCCGTGGCGATGCCGTT of Planctomyces sp. SH-PL14 contains these proteins:
- a CDS encoding right-handed parallel beta-helix repeat-containing protein, whose product is MAAFLSAGPLHAARWHVNCETGKDTAGGHEDAPFATIQKAIQTARDGDVIELHPQGAVFRQSATFHNRSNLTIEGNDVTLDGADPLPADGWEEVEPGLVRRKLPRPALDRHLLITSGRMERMGRTQSANSPAFPAVADLKRGQFCFENDGEKSGWLYVRGSTKNLEWATRVNGIATGGTCRNLVVRNLNTRNFLNDGFNIHGGCRELRFESITGYDCFDEGFSAHETSECQIDGGRFYGNENGVADVNSSETIYRNCEFTGNVNFEVLFAGAAHQLIDCRIVNTTAVTALSAGPRAKDASFDLKLIRVAIDAPDRPKPGRARVSGGTLTVEEGTLGNMNFDSTGTRSPDKTADPGRS